Proteins encoded within one genomic window of Manis pentadactyla isolate mManPen7 chromosome 4, mManPen7.hap1, whole genome shotgun sequence:
- the LOC118922452 gene encoding non-histone chromosomal protein HMG-14-like, which translates to MPKRKVSSTEGVEEEPKRQSARLSAKPAPAKVETKPIKAAGKAKSSDKKVKTKGKRGAKEKQAKVANQETKDLPAENGETKNEESPAFDEAEEKEAKPD; encoded by the coding sequence ATGCCCAAGAGGAAGGTCAGCTCCACCGAGGGTGTGGAGGAGGAGCCAAAGAGGCAATCGGCAAGGTTGTCAGCTAAACCAGCTCCCGCAAAAGTGGAAACAAAGCCAATAAAGGCGGCAGGAAAGGCTAAATCTTCAgacaagaaagtgaaaacaaaagggaaaaggggAGCAAAGGAAAAGCAGGCCAAAGTGGCCAACCAGGAAACTAAAGATTTACCTGCAGAAAACGGAGAAACTAAAAATGAGGAGAGTCCAGCCTTTGATGAAGCAGAAGAGAAAGAAGCCAAGCCTGATTAA